The following are encoded together in the Humulus lupulus chromosome 5, drHumLupu1.1, whole genome shotgun sequence genome:
- the LOC133834821 gene encoding phosphoglucomutase, chloroplastic, giving the protein MALSLRLHNLLSSNLTPKTPQLSLSFSSSSSSYVTVLPLLTASSLHLRTSPCETIKASSSPSSSSFPTTIVEPKGIKINSIPTKPIEGQKTGTSGLRKKVKVFMQENYLANWIQALFNSLPLEDYKNGALVLGGDGRYFNREAAQIIIKIAAGNGVGKILVGKEGILSTPAVSAVIRKRKANGGFIMSASHNPGGPEYDWGIKFNYSSGQPAPESITDKIYGNTLSISEIKIADIADIDLTRLGVTKFGDFTVEVIDPVSDYLELMESVFDFQLIKSLVSRSDYRFIFDAMHAVTGAYAQPIFVDKLGASLDSILNGLPLEDFGHGHPDPNLTYAKDLVNIMYGDNGPDFGAASDGDGDRNMILGKGFFITPSDSVAIIAANAQKAIPYFQSGPKGLARSMPTSGALDRVAEKLSLPFFEVPTGWKFFGNLMDAGKLSICGEESFGTGSDHIREKDGIWAVLAWLSIIAYRNKDKKSGENLVSVADIAKEHWATYGRNFFSRYDYEECESEGANKMVDYLRDLISKSKAGDKYGNYTLQFADDFTYTDPVDGSVASKQGVRFVFTDGSRIIYRLSGTGSAGATVRVYIEQFEPDVSKHDVDAQTALKPLIDLALSISKLKDFTGREKPTVIT; this is encoded by the exons ATGGCGCTCTCGCTGAGGTTACACAATCTTCTCTCTTCAAACTTGACACCCAAAACGCCACAACTTTCATTGTCGTTTTCATCTTCATCGTCGTCGTATGTCACTGTGCTTCCACTCCTCACTGCTTCTTCACTCCATCTCAGGACATCTCCGTGTGAAACCATCAAAGCATCGTCGTCTCCATCTTCTTCTTCGTTTCCTACCACCATTGTAGAACCAAAGGGCATCAAA ATTAATTCTATACCCACTAAGCCGATCGAAGGTCAGAAAACCGGAACCAGCGGTCTCCGAAAGAAA GTGAAAGTTTTTATGCAAGAAAATTACCTTGCCAATTGGATTCAG GCATTATTTAATTCATTGCCCTTGGAGGATTACAAAAATGGGGCGTTGGTGTTAGGTGGTGATGGCCGATACTTTAATCGTGAAGCTGCACAG ATTATTATTAAAATTGCTGCTGGCAATGGTGTTGGAAAAATTTTGGTTGGCAA GGAAGGTATTTTGTCGACTCCAGCAGTGTCTGCCGTAATCCGGAAGAGAAAG GCTAATGGTGGCTTTATAATGAGTGCAAGCCACAATCCTGGTGGACCTGAATATGACTGGGGAATTAAG TTCAACTACAGCAGTGGTCAACCTGCACCTGAATCCATCACTGACAAAATTTATGGAAACACGCTTTCT ATCTCTGAAATAAAGATTGCTGACATTGCTGATATAGATCTGACTCGACTTGGGGTTACAAAGTTTGGAGACTTCACAGTTGAAGTGATAGACCCAGTTTCTGATTACTTGGAGCTTATGGAG AGTGTATTTGATTTCCAGCTTATTAAAAGTCTTGTATCAAGGTCTGATTACAG GTTTATATTTGATGCTATGCATGCTGTTACCGGTGCATATGCACAGCCCATTTTTGTTGATAAGCTCGGAGCTAGTCTG GATTCAATTTTAAATGGATTGCCTCTGGAGGACTTTGGACATGGTCATCCAGACCCTAATCTGAC CTATGCTAAGGATTTGGTTAACATTATGTATGGTGATAATGGACCTGATTTTGGAGCGGCAAGTGATG GTGACGGTGATAGAAACATGATTCTGGGTAAAGGTTTTTTTATTACACCCTCAGATTCTGTTGCGATTATTGCAGCCAATGCACAAAAGGCAATTCCATATTTCCAAAGTGGTCCAAAG GGTTTGGCCCGATCTATGCCAACGAGTGGAGCACTTGATCGAGTTGCTGAAAAATTGAGTCTTCCATTTTTTGAG GTCCCCACTGGTTGGAAGTTCTTTGGGAATCTTATGGATGCAGGGAAATTATCGATTTGTGGAGAGGAGAGTTTTGGAACAGGTTCAGACCACATTCGTGAGAAGGATGGAATTTG GGCAGTATTAGCTTGGCTATCAATTATTGCTTAcagaaataaagacaaaaaaTCTGGGGAAAACTTGGTCTCTGTCGCTGATATTGCAAAGGAACACTGGGCAACCTATGGAAGAAATTTCTTTTCTCGTTATGACTATGAA GAATGTGAATCAGAGGGTGCCAACAAGATGGTAGATTACCTCAGAGATTTGATCTCAAAAAGCAAGGCTGGCGACAAGTACG GAAACTACACACTCCAATTCGCCGATGACTTTACATACACCGATCCT GTTGATGGCAGTGTGGCATCCAAGCAAGGTGTTCGATTTGTTTTTACTGATGGATCAAGAATCATATATCGTTTATCA GGGACTGGTTCAGCCGGTGCAACTGTCCGAGTATACATTGAACAGTTTGAGCCAGATGTCTCTAAACATGACGTGGATGCCCAAACAGCATTGAAACCGTTAATCG aTTTGGCTCTGTCCATATCAAAGCTGAAGGACTTCACAGGAAGGGAGAAGCCAACAGTCATCACTTGA